The Gloeocapsopsis sp. IPPAS B-1203 genome contains a region encoding:
- the eboC gene encoding UbiA-like protein EboC (EboC, a homolog the polyprenyltransferase UbiA, belongs to system of proteins involved in the trafficking of precursor metabolites to an extracytoplasmic compartment so that the biosynthesis of certain natural products, such as scytonemin, can be completed.): MLQAAKSQTRAYLQLMRPANIVTAWADILVGFAASGLVLWRQVDLLNILPLVWLLLATSGLYGGGVVFNDVFDAELDAQERPERPIPSGTIARQNAIALGTFLLVIGIIAAAQVSATSLVIAATVAFAAILYDAFSKHHVVFGPLNMGICRGGNLLLGVSAVPAMVEQLWFLALIPIAYIAAITAISQGEVHGGNNSTGIVALVMIAGVISGVLTLGILPEYQVISALPFVALFAWRVVPAFVQAWREATPVNIRTAVKAGVLSLIILDAAIASGFAGLPYGLLVLGLLPISLSLAQIFAVT; the protein is encoded by the coding sequence ATGTTGCAAGCAGCGAAAAGCCAAACACGGGCTTATTTGCAACTGATGCGACCTGCTAACATTGTCACAGCTTGGGCAGATATTTTAGTCGGCTTCGCGGCATCTGGTTTAGTATTGTGGCGACAAGTAGATCTTCTCAATATTTTGCCTTTAGTCTGGCTATTACTGGCAACAAGTGGTTTGTATGGTGGTGGCGTCGTTTTTAATGATGTCTTTGATGCCGAATTAGACGCTCAAGAACGACCAGAAAGACCAATACCTAGTGGTACTATTGCTAGACAAAATGCGATCGCCTTAGGAACTTTTCTTTTAGTTATTGGTATCATTGCAGCTGCCCAAGTCTCGGCAACAAGCCTTGTTATTGCTGCTACAGTTGCTTTTGCAGCAATTCTTTACGATGCGTTTAGTAAGCACCATGTTGTTTTTGGTCCACTAAATATGGGAATCTGTCGCGGAGGTAATCTGCTACTCGGCGTGAGTGCGGTTCCGGCGATGGTAGAACAACTGTGGTTTTTAGCATTGATTCCGATCGCTTATATTGCGGCGATTACGGCAATTAGCCAAGGTGAAGTTCACGGCGGAAATAATAGCACTGGCATCGTTGCATTAGTCATGATTGCAGGAGTTATCAGTGGAGTTTTAACGCTAGGGATATTGCCAGAATATCAAGTGATTAGCGCATTACCTTTTGTCGCATTGTTTGCTTGGCGTGTTGTTCCTGCTTTTGTGCAAGCTTGGCGCGAAGCAACTCCAGTGAATATTCGTACCGCAGTTAAAGCGGGAGTGTTGTCGCTGATTATTTTAGATGCAGCGATCGCATCTGGTTTTGCCGGATTACCTTATGGCTTACTCGTGTTAGGTTTGCTGCCTATTTCATTGAGTTTAGCTCAAATTTTTGCTGTCACTTAA